In a genomic window of Gloeocapsopsis dulcis:
- a CDS encoding polysaccharide biosynthesis protein, with amino-acid sequence MIDTLSNIWLRLRNRHFLAADTAIFLLTPVLALALRLDKLFVYRVYGTDVFIVTILFLVVKIVLLYLFGFYRRCWRYASIDELIQVIASMTAAVIVQTWLFYLLYYNHVLVEDLPRSLPLLDGILSLLLVGGVRFSVRAVERMYQLPQTTYQYERALIVGAGNAGVSLAQTIQHNPKLGLYAVGFIDDDSTKLGLRIRGVRVLGDCRSIPDIVRAFNIERVIIAMPTVSGKIVREIVDRCQSLGVATSTLPSMHEILSSNARIASIRDVKIEDLLRREPIETDVKEVSHFLNGKRVLITGAGGSIGGEICRQVLQCCPAEILLVGHGENSVFNIQQELKQTLDGHSCPNPPRLTTLIADIRCALRLEYTFEQFRPDIIFHAAAHKHVPLMEANSPEAITNNVIGTKNLLDLALRYNVKHFVMISTDKAVNPTSIMGASKRAAEMLVLKAAQKSKKPFVVVRFGNVLGSRGSVVPTFKRQIAAGGPITITHPDICRYFMTIPEAVQLVLQAAVIGQGGEIFMLKMGEPVKIVDLAKDLIRLSGYEVGEDIDIVYTGLRPGEKLYEELFIPGERYEPTQHEKIVSVSNASGIIPSNLNAMVAALCEAANLNDSKAIAALLKQLVIEYQPSSSNAIPNDSTVVSGDRTNWQVNTLTQLEQDLQRALTQSELRIHYQPIVNLDTNDITGFEALLRWQHPQQGLIAPSKFIDIAENTGLIVPIGWWVLRQACRQLQAWQQQFPHTRLTMGVNLSHKQFFQPDLSEQIAQILQNVNLKADSLRLEMAENVIVEDPEHTAAVIQQLTALGVELQIDNIGVGYSFLSLLQQVPQILQNNKISKLKLDRTLVSCTDSESSEIVQTIAVIAHDLNINMTATGVETIKQLARIRALKCEYGQGYLFSRPVEGHAIEALLATRFAPINSF; translated from the coding sequence ATGATAGATACACTATCAAATATTTGGCTGCGGTTACGTAACCGCCATTTTCTTGCTGCTGATACAGCAATCTTTTTATTAACGCCCGTATTAGCACTTGCGTTGCGCTTAGACAAATTATTTGTCTATCGGGTGTATGGTACCGATGTTTTTATTGTAACAATCCTATTTCTAGTTGTAAAGATCGTACTGTTGTACTTATTTGGTTTTTATCGTCGCTGTTGGCGTTATGCCAGTATTGATGAACTCATCCAAGTCATTGCTTCCATGACTGCTGCTGTTATTGTCCAGACTTGGTTATTCTACCTGCTTTACTACAATCATGTTTTGGTAGAGGATTTACCGCGATCGCTACCGCTACTCGATGGCATACTGAGTTTACTCTTAGTTGGTGGAGTCCGCTTTAGCGTACGTGCTGTAGAGCGAATGTATCAATTACCACAAACCACCTATCAATATGAACGTGCTTTGATTGTCGGTGCTGGTAATGCAGGTGTGTCGTTAGCTCAAACAATTCAACACAATCCGAAACTTGGTCTTTATGCAGTTGGTTTTATTGATGACGATTCGACAAAGTTAGGTTTACGCATTCGGGGAGTTCGAGTACTGGGGGATTGCCGTAGCATTCCAGACATCGTACGCGCTTTCAACATCGAGCGTGTCATTATTGCCATGCCGACTGTTTCTGGAAAAATCGTGCGAGAAATTGTTGATCGTTGTCAGTCGCTAGGTGTGGCGACAAGTACCTTGCCAAGTATGCATGAAATTCTCAGTAGTAATGCCCGCATTGCTAGTATTCGAGATGTCAAAATTGAAGATTTACTGCGACGCGAACCTATTGAAACAGATGTAAAGGAGGTTTCACACTTTCTCAATGGTAAGCGCGTTCTGATTACAGGTGCTGGAGGCTCAATAGGTGGTGAAATTTGTCGTCAAGTACTGCAATGTTGTCCTGCAGAAATATTGCTCGTCGGACACGGAGAAAACTCTGTCTTTAACATCCAACAGGAACTCAAACAAACCTTAGATGGGCATTCTTGCCCAAATCCACCTCGACTAACGACGTTAATCGCTGATATTCGCTGTGCTTTGCGCTTAGAATACACTTTTGAGCAGTTTAGACCAGATATTATTTTCCATGCAGCAGCACACAAACACGTGCCATTGATGGAAGCAAACTCACCAGAAGCAATTACAAATAACGTTATAGGAACGAAAAATCTACTCGATTTAGCACTGCGCTACAACGTCAAACACTTTGTGATGATTTCTACTGATAAAGCCGTGAATCCCACAAGTATTATGGGCGCGAGTAAAAGGGCAGCAGAAATGTTGGTATTGAAAGCAGCACAAAAGAGTAAAAAACCTTTTGTTGTTGTGCGTTTTGGCAACGTATTAGGGAGTCGAGGTAGTGTAGTTCCGACATTTAAGCGACAGATTGCTGCAGGCGGTCCGATTACAATTACACATCCTGATATTTGCCGCTACTTCATGACGATTCCCGAAGCAGTTCAACTTGTACTGCAAGCTGCAGTAATTGGTCAAGGTGGAGAAATCTTTATGCTCAAAATGGGGGAACCTGTTAAGATTGTCGATTTGGCAAAGGATTTGATTCGCCTTTCCGGTTATGAAGTCGGTGAAGATATCGATATTGTGTATACAGGACTGCGACCAGGAGAAAAGCTGTATGAGGAATTATTTATTCCTGGAGAACGTTACGAACCAACGCAGCACGAAAAAATCGTCTCAGTCAGCAATGCGAGTGGAATTATTCCCTCAAATTTAAATGCGATGGTAGCAGCGCTTTGTGAAGCGGCAAACTTAAACGATAGTAAAGCTATTGCTGCTTTGCTAAAACAGCTAGTCATTGAATATCAGCCGAGTAGCAGCAATGCCATTCCCAATGATAGTACGGTTGTCTCAGGCGATCGCACTAACTGGCAAGTTAATACACTAACACAACTCGAGCAAGACTTACAGCGTGCTTTAACGCAATCTGAGTTGCGAATTCACTATCAACCGATCGTCAATCTGGATACGAATGATATTACAGGGTTTGAAGCTTTATTGCGCTGGCAACATCCTCAACAAGGCTTAATCGCACCATCAAAATTTATCGATATCGCCGAAAACACAGGTTTGATTGTTCCGATTGGTTGGTGGGTATTACGACAAGCTTGCAGACAACTCCAGGCTTGGCAACAACAATTTCCTCATACTCGCTTAACGATGGGTGTCAATCTTTCGCATAAACAATTTTTTCAACCTGACTTGAGTGAGCAAATTGCACAAATTCTGCAAAATGTCAATTTGAAAGCAGATAGTTTAAGGTTAGAAATGGCTGAAAACGTAATTGTAGAAGACCCTGAGCATACTGCGGCGGTCATTCAACAGTTAACCGCTTTAGGAGTGGAGTTACAAATAGATAATATTGGTGTGGGTTACTCTTTTTTAAGCTTACTTCAGCAAGTACCACAAATTCTGCAGAATAATAAAATCAGTAAGTTGAAGCTCGATCGAACGCTCGTTAGTTGTACTGACAGTGAAAGCTCGGAAATTGTGCAAACTATTGCGGTGATCGCGCACGATTTGAACATAAACATGACGGCTACTGGAGTAGAAACAATCAAGCAACTTGCACGAATTCGAGCACTCAAGTGCGAATATGGACAAGGGTATTTATTTTCTAGACCTGTAGAAGGTCATGCTATTGAGGCGCTACTAGCAACACGCTTTGCTCCAATTAATTCATTTTAG
- a CDS encoding ferredoxin reductase family protein, which yields MFQMKNPWVAGTFWIVLYLVITLSPLLILLIHPAPEGRGFWIEFSAAFGYVGLAMMMLQFALTARFDAIAAPYGIDIVLQYHRYITQVAFALILAHPIILFFQDAEYLQLLNVFEAPWRARFAVISTISLILLVVTSLWREKLKLNYEVWRTTHGILAVATVALGLAHAFGVNYYLALPWKALLWILVALLAFGSLIYIRLIKPWLMTQKSYRVEAVVPQRGDIYTLVLRPQGHEGIRFLPGQFAWLTLDRSPYRIQEHPFSFSSNADRGDQVALTIKAVGDFTNTIKDVQPGTKAFLDGPHGAFTPDRFDCSGLVLIANGVGVTPMISILVTLAERGDHRPIRLIYANGSWDDVAFREDLEYLNKRLDSFTVTHVIKEPPEDWAGESGYADKDLLARHIPDDREGWRYFLCGSPRFLDEIEKALHELEVPPKYIHMEHFNLV from the coding sequence ATGTTTCAAATGAAAAATCCCTGGGTTGCAGGAACCTTTTGGATAGTTTTATATCTTGTAATAACCCTTTCTCCCTTGTTGATTCTCTTGATTCACCCAGCACCAGAAGGCAGGGGATTCTGGATTGAGTTTTCTGCAGCTTTTGGATATGTAGGGTTGGCAATGATGATGCTGCAGTTTGCCTTGACAGCACGTTTTGATGCGATCGCTGCTCCTTATGGCATTGATATTGTCTTGCAGTACCATCGCTACATTACTCAAGTTGCATTTGCACTAATCCTTGCCCACCCTATCATTCTATTTTTTCAGGACGCTGAATACCTACAACTACTCAATGTCTTTGAAGCGCCTTGGCGAGCAAGATTTGCAGTGATTTCAACAATCTCATTAATCCTACTTGTTGTCACTTCGCTATGGCGGGAGAAGCTGAAGCTTAACTATGAAGTATGGCGTACGACTCACGGAATTCTGGCAGTAGCTACAGTAGCACTGGGGCTAGCTCATGCTTTTGGTGTAAACTACTATCTCGCACTTCCCTGGAAAGCTTTGTTGTGGATACTAGTAGCCCTTCTTGCTTTTGGTTCGTTGATATATATCCGTCTCATCAAACCATGGTTGATGACGCAAAAATCCTATCGGGTAGAAGCTGTTGTACCCCAACGGGGCGATATTTACACATTAGTACTGCGTCCTCAAGGTCATGAAGGAATTCGTTTTTTACCAGGACAATTTGCTTGGTTAACTCTAGATCGCTCTCCGTATCGCATTCAAGAGCATCCGTTTTCGTTTTCTTCTAATGCCGATCGTGGCGATCAAGTTGCACTGACAATTAAAGCTGTTGGTGACTTCACAAACACAATTAAAGATGTCCAGCCAGGAACAAAAGCTTTTCTTGATGGTCCCCACGGGGCTTTTACTCCCGATCGTTTTGATTGTAGTGGCTTAGTTCTCATCGCCAACGGTGTAGGTGTAACACCGATGATTAGCATTCTCGTCACGCTTGCTGAACGCGGCGATCACCGGCCAATTCGCTTGATTTATGCCAATGGTTCGTGGGATGATGTTGCCTTTCGTGAAGACTTGGAATATCTCAATAAGCGCTTAGATAGTTTCACGGTGACTCATGTTATTAAAGAACCTCCTGAAGATTGGGCAGGAGAATCAGGTTACGCAGATAAGGATCTCCTAGCACGGCATATTCCCGACGACCGCGAAGGTTGGCGCTATTTTCTTTGTGGTTCTCCCCGCTTTCTAGATGAAATAGAAAAAGCCTTACATGAGCTGGAAGTTCCCCCAAAATATATTCACATGGAACACTTTAATCTTGTTTGA
- a CDS encoding phage holin family protein — MGIIINWIVTTISFLIISKIPIGVEIDSFGKAALSAAVFGILNAFVRPIIAFLAFPINFLTLGLFSIVINAIIFGLAALLVHGFRLRWGIWSALIGTIALSIVNSILFSLLGTVGI, encoded by the coding sequence ATGGGAATTATTATTAATTGGATTGTCACTACAATCAGTTTTTTAATTATTTCAAAAATACCTATTGGTGTAGAAATTGACAGTTTTGGGAAAGCCGCACTATCTGCCGCAGTTTTTGGAATTCTCAATGCTTTTGTCCGTCCAATTATTGCTTTTCTAGCTTTCCCTATCAATTTTTTAACTCTGGGTTTATTCAGCATCGTTATCAATGCGATTATTTTTGGCCTAGCAGCATTATTAGTGCATGGATTTCGCTTGCGTTGGGGAATTTGGAGTGCCTTAATTGGCACAATTGCTTTGAGCATTGTTAATTCTATCCTATTTAGCTTGCTCGGTACAGTAGGAATATAA
- a CDS encoding PQQ-dependent sugar dehydrogenase, which yields MKNVVKRKKLGLLLLGIALFGIISTPANSQQPEQRRIERLEGYLATPEQLEFDEALVQQLRIPAGFQINVFAKDLGNPRNIAIAPDGTVYVTRREQQDVVALRDRNRDGRADEMRTIASNLPFVNGITIHQGRLYYVTDTSLYASNLGRGGTVGKPQVLINDLPDAGQHPNRTISFGPDGMLYISVGSTCNSCDEPNDEHATMLRAQPDGSDRTIYAEGLRNTIPFGWHPQTKQFWGLDHGSDWRGNDQPPEELNLIEQGKHYGWPFCFGDRRPDVYLPADPEGQSKAEFCATTEPPVLTYTAHSAPLAMVFYTASQFPQEYRNDAFVTMRGSWNRNPPVGYKVVRIRYQNGKPTAIEDFITGFLNEQRNAQFGRPVGIGVTPDGSLLFTDDTNGVIYRVTYAGTANR from the coding sequence ATGAAAAATGTTGTGAAGCGCAAAAAACTTGGATTACTCTTGCTTGGTATCGCCCTTTTTGGCATTATTAGTACTCCCGCAAATTCTCAGCAGCCAGAACAACGCAGAATTGAGCGTCTTGAAGGCTATTTGGCGACACCAGAACAACTAGAATTTGATGAAGCGCTGGTGCAGCAATTGAGAATCCCCGCAGGATTTCAGATTAATGTCTTTGCTAAGGACTTAGGAAATCCGCGTAATATTGCGATCGCACCTGATGGCACAGTTTACGTTACTCGCCGCGAACAACAAGATGTCGTTGCCCTACGCGATCGCAATCGCGATGGACGTGCTGACGAGATGCGGACAATTGCCTCAAATCTACCTTTTGTTAATGGTATTACAATTCATCAAGGTCGCTTGTATTACGTCACTGATACGTCACTTTATGCATCTAATTTAGGACGCGGTGGTACTGTTGGTAAACCCCAAGTTCTGATTAACGATTTACCCGATGCAGGTCAACACCCCAACCGGACGATCTCGTTTGGTCCTGATGGTATGCTGTACATTTCGGTAGGTAGTACCTGTAACTCGTGTGACGAGCCAAATGACGAACACGCTACAATGCTGCGTGCCCAACCTGATGGCAGCGATCGGACAATTTATGCTGAGGGATTGCGCAATACAATTCCTTTTGGTTGGCATCCACAAACCAAACAATTTTGGGGACTGGATCACGGTAGCGACTGGCGGGGTAACGATCAACCACCGGAAGAGTTAAACTTAATTGAGCAAGGTAAACATTATGGTTGGCCTTTCTGTTTTGGCGATCGCCGTCCAGACGTCTACTTACCAGCTGATCCAGAAGGTCAATCGAAAGCAGAATTTTGTGCAACAACTGAGCCTCCAGTGCTGACGTATACCGCTCACAGTGCGCCGTTGGCAATGGTCTTCTATACGGCTTCTCAGTTTCCGCAAGAATACCGTAACGATGCGTTTGTGACGATGCGCGGATCTTGGAATCGCAATCCACCAGTGGGTTATAAAGTTGTTCGTATTCGTTATCAAAATGGTAAGCCGACTGCGATCGAGGACTTTATCACTGGTTTTCTCAACGAACAACGAAATGCACAGTTTGGCAGACCTGTTGGTATTGGTGTGACACCTGATGGTTCGTTACTATTTACAGATGATACCAACGGTGTAATTTACCGTGTAACTTACGCTGGTACAGCAAACAGATAG